A genomic stretch from Ictalurus punctatus breed USDA103 chromosome 2, Coco_2.0, whole genome shotgun sequence includes:
- the rusf1 gene encoding RUS1 family protein C16orf58 homolog isoform X1: MADGGGGVIATEKYGSQESWRYRIKDGGMRRERTGQERVTRGKSITDAFKNVFLPQGYPESVSEDYLQYQLWDTLQAFSSSLSGTLATQATLQGVGVGNQEATVAAATMTWLLRDGTGMLGRILFAWFKGSKLDSEAKKWRLFADVLNDAAMLMEITAPHFPPFFTLIVCMAGVFKSIVGVAGGATRAALTVHQARRNNMADISAKDGSQETLVNLAGLLVSLVLIPLVTGNPVLTFVLFFLFTALHLFANYKAVRSVVMETLNEARLAIVLRRYLLDGQILCPAEANRSEPVFLEFKTEVPVRLGVRLGDVIKRPQELRLALRNNGGSYIIAVQNGSVCVCLSADAAVRDEIMAACQAVCVSAALRSSPPHGALAHLSEIRDSWEMVSESHKLMERIFLPFLTGLEKAGWQTDRTLLQWDEWRAEWRKKDG; this comes from the exons ATGGCGGACGGAGGCGGAGGAGTGATTGCAACCGAGAAGTACGGCTCGCAGGAGTCCTGGAGATACCGGATAAAGGATGGAGGGATgcggagagagagaacaggacaGGAACGAGTAACTAGAGGGAAATCGATAACCGATGCGTTCAAG AACGTTTTCCTGCCTCAGGGTTACCCCGAGAGCGTCAGTGAGGATTATCTGCAGTATCAGTTATGGGATACGTTGCAG GCtttctccagctctctctcgGGCACACTCGCCACTCAGGCCACACTGCAAGGGGTCGGAGTCGGTAATCAAGAAGCCACGGTTGCTGCAGCGACAATGACTTGGTTactcagag aTGGAACAGGGATGTTGGGGAGAATCCTTTTCGCCTGGTTTAAAGG GAGCAAACTGGACTCGGAAGCCAAAAAATGGAG GCTTTTCGCCGACGTTCTCAACGACGCCGCGATGTTAATGGAGATCACCGCGCCTCACTTCCCGCCTTTCTTCACGCTTATTGTTTGCATGGCTGGAGTGTTTAAG TCGATTGTGGGCGTGGCCGGAGGAGCAACAAGGGCGGCGTTAACTGTCCATCAGGCTCGCAGAAACAACATGGCCGACATCTCTGCTAAAGATGGCAGTCAG GAAACGCTGGTCAATCTGGCAGGACTGCTGGTTAGCTTAGTGCTAATCCCACTCGTCACTGGTAACCCCGT GCTGACGTTcgttctcttcttcctcttcaccGCACTCCACCTGTTTGCCAACTACAAAGCTGTCAGGTCTGTCGTCATGGAGACGCTGAACGAAGCTCGTCTGGCAATCGTCCTCCGTCGGTACTTGCTCGACGGACAGATCCTGTGTCCAGCGGAAGCCAATCGGAGCGAGCCGGTGTTTCTGG AGTTCAAAACGGAAGTACCTGTCAGACTCGGGGTCCGACTGGGAGACGTCATCAAACG GCCTCAGGAGCTCCGGCTGGCTTTGAGGAACAACGGCGGGTCCTACATCATAGCCGTACAAAACG ggagcgtgtgtgtgtgtttgagcgcTGATGCGGCGGTGCGTGATGAGATCATGGCAGCGTGTCAGGCCGTGTGCGTCAGCGCCGCGTTACGCTCGTCACCACCGCACGGAGCTCTCGCACACCTGTCCGAGATCAGAG ACTCGTGGGAAATGGTTTCCGAAAGTCACAAGCTGATGGAGCGAATTTTCCTGCCCTTTCTCACAG GTCTGGAGAAAGCCGGGTGGCAGACGGACCGGACGCTGCTGCAGTGGGACGAGTGGAGAGCGGAGTGGAGGAAGAAAGACGGCTAG
- the rusf1 gene encoding RUS1 family protein C16orf58 homolog isoform X2 has translation MADGGGGVIATEKYGSQESWRYRIKDGGMRRERTGQERVTRGKSITDAFKNVFLPQGYPESVSEDYLQYQLWDTLQAFSSSLSGTLATQATLQGVGVGNQEATVAAATMTWLLRDGTGMLGRILFAWFKGSKLDSEAKKWRLFADVLNDAAMLMEITAPHFPPFFTLIVCMAGVFKSIVGVAGGATRAALTVHQARRNNMADISAKDGSQETLVNLAGLLVSLVLIPLVTGNPVLTFVLFFLFTALHLFANYKAVRSVVMETLNEARLAIVLRRYLLDGQILCPAEANRSEPVFLEFKTEVPVRLGVRLGDVIKRPQELRLALRNNGGSYIIAVQNDSWEMVSESHKLMERIFLPFLTGLEKAGWQTDRTLLQWDEWRAEWRKKDG, from the exons ATGGCGGACGGAGGCGGAGGAGTGATTGCAACCGAGAAGTACGGCTCGCAGGAGTCCTGGAGATACCGGATAAAGGATGGAGGGATgcggagagagagaacaggacaGGAACGAGTAACTAGAGGGAAATCGATAACCGATGCGTTCAAG AACGTTTTCCTGCCTCAGGGTTACCCCGAGAGCGTCAGTGAGGATTATCTGCAGTATCAGTTATGGGATACGTTGCAG GCtttctccagctctctctcgGGCACACTCGCCACTCAGGCCACACTGCAAGGGGTCGGAGTCGGTAATCAAGAAGCCACGGTTGCTGCAGCGACAATGACTTGGTTactcagag aTGGAACAGGGATGTTGGGGAGAATCCTTTTCGCCTGGTTTAAAGG GAGCAAACTGGACTCGGAAGCCAAAAAATGGAG GCTTTTCGCCGACGTTCTCAACGACGCCGCGATGTTAATGGAGATCACCGCGCCTCACTTCCCGCCTTTCTTCACGCTTATTGTTTGCATGGCTGGAGTGTTTAAG TCGATTGTGGGCGTGGCCGGAGGAGCAACAAGGGCGGCGTTAACTGTCCATCAGGCTCGCAGAAACAACATGGCCGACATCTCTGCTAAAGATGGCAGTCAG GAAACGCTGGTCAATCTGGCAGGACTGCTGGTTAGCTTAGTGCTAATCCCACTCGTCACTGGTAACCCCGT GCTGACGTTcgttctcttcttcctcttcaccGCACTCCACCTGTTTGCCAACTACAAAGCTGTCAGGTCTGTCGTCATGGAGACGCTGAACGAAGCTCGTCTGGCAATCGTCCTCCGTCGGTACTTGCTCGACGGACAGATCCTGTGTCCAGCGGAAGCCAATCGGAGCGAGCCGGTGTTTCTGG AGTTCAAAACGGAAGTACCTGTCAGACTCGGGGTCCGACTGGGAGACGTCATCAAACG GCCTCAGGAGCTCCGGCTGGCTTTGAGGAACAACGGCGGGTCCTACATCATAGCCGTACAAAACG ACTCGTGGGAAATGGTTTCCGAAAGTCACAAGCTGATGGAGCGAATTTTCCTGCCCTTTCTCACAG GTCTGGAGAAAGCCGGGTGGCAGACGGACCGGACGCTGCTGCAGTGGGACGAGTGGAGAGCGGAGTGGAGGAAGAAAGACGGCTAG
- the zgc:113090 gene encoding zinc finger protein Gfi-1b isoform X2: MTQMDLLVSNVAELLATAVHEVLRLMGQAVSEYRDESARIRQENQKLQRTLQELQNRLQISDAVQQVSSSVAAEEPLYESHRARVPDCHSEREPVETEENEEADSYKPSLEEEKPSALHLRAETREPDDACDFSHKRRRSLSSSRSRSASPEAPGVLNAIKTESTSDFPERSLSDQTENANTDAHLRLPYYLVHVNPAHVTWDASVPPRAENAADAGGPFGVAVRRENSHACHVCGKSFATASSLGAHFVCHSGERPFACERCKFRFSRLADLKKHERIHTGEKPYNCALCGRRFNRTENLRRHLRKVHHGALL, from the exons ATGACTCAGATGGACCTCCTGGTCAGCAACGTGGCCGAGCTTTTGGCTACGGCCGTGCACGAGGTCCTGCGTCTGATGGGTCAGGCCGTGTCCGAGTACCGCGACGAGTCGGCCAGGATTCGGCAGGAGAACCAGAAACTGCAGCGCACGCTCCAGGAGCTCCAGAACAGGCTCCAGATATCAG ACGCAGTGCAGCAGGTCTCGTCGTCCGTAGCCGCGGAAGAGCCGCTCTACGAGTCCCACCGTGCGCGAGTGCCGGACTGTCATTCCGAACGAGAGCCGGTCGAGACGGAAGAGAACGAGGAAGCGGATTCCTACAAGCCGTCCCTCGAGGAGGAGAAACCGAGCGCGCTGCACCTGAGAGCGGAGACGCGAGAACCGGACGACGCGTGCGACTTCTCTCATAAAAGGAGGAGGAGCCTCTCGAGCTCGAGGAGCCGATCGGCTTCACCCGAAGCGCCGGGAGTCTTAAACGCCATCAAAACGGAATCGACGTCCGACTTTCCCGAGCGTTCCCTATCGGATCAGACCGAAAACGCGAACACCGACGCGCACCTCCGCCTTCCCTATTATCTGGTCCACGTTAATCCCGCCCACGTCACCTGGGACGCGTCCGTTCCGCCGCGCGCAGAGAACGCGGCGGACGCCGGCGGTCCGTTCGGCGTCGCCGTGCGGCGAGAGAACTCGCACGCCTGTCACGTGTGCGGAAAGTCGTTTGCGACGGCCTCCAGCCTGGGCGCGCACTTCGTCTGCCACTCGGGCGAAAGACCGTTCGCCTGCGAGCGCTGCAAGTTCAGGTTCAGCCGTTTAGCCGATCTGAAGAAACACGAGCGCATCCACACGGGGGAGAAGCCGTACAACTGCGCGCTCTGCGGGAGGAGGTTTAACCGCACAGAGAACCTCCGACGCCACCTGAGGAAAGTCCACCACGGAGCTCTGCTTTAG
- the zgc:113090 gene encoding zinc finger protein Gfi-1b isoform X1, whose amino-acid sequence MISFSPSADRWLRANSEQKMTQMDLLVSNVAELLATAVHEVLRLMGQAVSEYRDESARIRQENQKLQRTLQELQNRLQISDAVQQVSSSVAAEEPLYESHRARVPDCHSEREPVETEENEEADSYKPSLEEEKPSALHLRAETREPDDACDFSHKRRRSLSSSRSRSASPEAPGVLNAIKTESTSDFPERSLSDQTENANTDAHLRLPYYLVHVNPAHVTWDASVPPRAENAADAGGPFGVAVRRENSHACHVCGKSFATASSLGAHFVCHSGERPFACERCKFRFSRLADLKKHERIHTGEKPYNCALCGRRFNRTENLRRHLRKVHHGALL is encoded by the exons ATGATTTCCTTCTCCCCGTCAGCAGATCGTTGGCTCAGAGCGAACTCCGAACAGAAGATGACTCAGATGGACCTCCTGGTCAGCAACGTGGCCGAGCTTTTGGCTACGGCCGTGCACGAGGTCCTGCGTCTGATGGGTCAGGCCGTGTCCGAGTACCGCGACGAGTCGGCCAGGATTCGGCAGGAGAACCAGAAACTGCAGCGCACGCTCCAGGAGCTCCAGAACAGGCTCCAGATATCAG ACGCAGTGCAGCAGGTCTCGTCGTCCGTAGCCGCGGAAGAGCCGCTCTACGAGTCCCACCGTGCGCGAGTGCCGGACTGTCATTCCGAACGAGAGCCGGTCGAGACGGAAGAGAACGAGGAAGCGGATTCCTACAAGCCGTCCCTCGAGGAGGAGAAACCGAGCGCGCTGCACCTGAGAGCGGAGACGCGAGAACCGGACGACGCGTGCGACTTCTCTCATAAAAGGAGGAGGAGCCTCTCGAGCTCGAGGAGCCGATCGGCTTCACCCGAAGCGCCGGGAGTCTTAAACGCCATCAAAACGGAATCGACGTCCGACTTTCCCGAGCGTTCCCTATCGGATCAGACCGAAAACGCGAACACCGACGCGCACCTCCGCCTTCCCTATTATCTGGTCCACGTTAATCCCGCCCACGTCACCTGGGACGCGTCCGTTCCGCCGCGCGCAGAGAACGCGGCGGACGCCGGCGGTCCGTTCGGCGTCGCCGTGCGGCGAGAGAACTCGCACGCCTGTCACGTGTGCGGAAAGTCGTTTGCGACGGCCTCCAGCCTGGGCGCGCACTTCGTCTGCCACTCGGGCGAAAGACCGTTCGCCTGCGAGCGCTGCAAGTTCAGGTTCAGCCGTTTAGCCGATCTGAAGAAACACGAGCGCATCCACACGGGGGAGAAGCCGTACAACTGCGCGCTCTGCGGGAGGAGGTTTAACCGCACAGAGAACCTCCGACGCCACCTGAGGAAAGTCCACCACGGAGCTCTGCTTTAG